A genomic region of Vitis vinifera cultivar Pinot Noir 40024 chromosome 7, ASM3070453v1 contains the following coding sequences:
- the LOC100262280 gene encoding protein ASYMMETRIC LEAVES 2, with translation MASSSNSPCAACKFLRRKCQPECVFAPYFPPDQPQKFANVHKVFGASNVTKLLNELHPHQREDAVNSLAYEADMRLRDPVYGCVGVISVLQHQLRQLQMDLSCAKSELSKYQNLGITSHGLIAAAAAAATATATTHNHHHHPQNLGINLIGGGRDHHYHHQFFPREQQQMIRTFDATNNYDASLLAMNVSASIGQLSQFHQPRAAGGDDRRSIDPS, from the coding sequence ATGGCATCATCGTCCAATTCTCCATGTGCAGCATGTAAGTTTCTCCGGCGAAAGTGTCAGCCGGAGTGTGTGTTTGCGCCATACTTCCCACCGGACCAACCCCAGAAGTTTGCCAACGTGCACAAAGTGTTTGGTGCCAGCAACGTGACGAAGCTTCTCAACGAACTGCACCCACACCAGCGCGAAGACGCCGTCAACTCCTTGGCTTATGAGGCTGACATGCGGCTCCGAGACCCAGTTTACGGCTGCGTGGGCGTCATCTCTGTCCTCCAACACCAACTCCGCCAACTCCAGATGGATCTCAGCTGTGCCAAATCTGAGCTCTCCAAGTACCAGAACTTGGGAATCACCAGTCACGGCCTCATTGCGGCAGCAGCGGCCGCAGCCACGGCCACGGCCACCACCCACAATCACCACCACCATCCACAGAACCTGGGAATCAACCTCATTGGTGGTGGCCGGGATCATCACTACCATCACCAGTTCTTCCCAAGGGAGCAACAACAGATGATCAGGACCTTTGATGCTACCAACAACTACGATGCAAGCCTTCTGGCCATGAACGTTTCCGCAAGCATTGGACAACTCAGTCAGTTTCACCAACCGAGGGCTGCTGGAGGCGACGATCGCCGGAGCATTGATCCCTCTTAG